The Endozoicomonas montiporae CL-33 genome contains a region encoding:
- a CDS encoding efflux RND transporter permease subunit has product MSHWPEGILSKGPIAWMARNSVTTNLLMLFFIIGGLVTSFQIRKEVYPNYEMNSVRVTVSYNGATPDEMELGIVLPIENAIRGIEGIKQINSRAPGGFANITAELMNNVNVDQVLREIESAVNRTNLPAGAEKPRVVQSSRRHESMELILYGDVNPIALRETTRQLRDILMRSAYLTQVEMHGASRYEVKVLVDQANLERYNLTLNNVSSTIANHALKQSGGKLDTEGGDILIEVDNRQEWAKDFESIPVVTTPQGGHIYLDEIATVEDGFTDRKFVFYYNGKPSTSIKIYRIGEQTPIGISEAVHEMMPQLEAALMPGIQLEIVNDDAILYRARMGLLLKNAFSGLVLVLIVLALFLELRLAFWVTMGIPTAFLGSLIFLPVMDVSINMISMFAFIIALGIVVDDAIIAGENVYERMSQGMPFTQAAIIGVKDIAVPLTFSILTNIVAFIPIWFLPGTLGMMFQVIPLVVATVFAISWIDALFILPAHLAHLKKDNPATLFRYANAVQSRFSKGLERFVEQLYKPALKVLLEFRYLIVALGIAMLMTSISYIKGGHLGFTTMPRVEAEFSVARVTLPLGTSLEEANTVRRRLEESAQQVMDENGGRELVKGISSMQRNSEGEFHVVVRMFLQPSEFRDMSTRDVSRTWRATTGEIPGVEGVRFSSAGGGPGGDVAGVTVELRHHDNDLLEEASNDLVAMLSNYAGVVDIENSFASGSSKLNLSLLPAGQSLGLNERELARQVRSAFNGVRAIRQQRGSEEVDVMVMLPDHQRASEFDLEQLPIRAGNSYVPLSQVATLERDYSASLIQRREGRRRVTVGADITPSSEAMTLSQTLAEETFPILRQGYPGLDIGFRGDQMEQKESMDSLFTNGIMVMLALYCLLAIPFKSYTQPLIIMTIIPFGLIGSVLGHIALGYTMSVVSLLGVLALSGVVINDSLILVTEANRRRKEDGMDVHDALIAACGRRFRPIILTTLTTFGGLAPMILETSNQARFMIPMAISLGFGILFATFITLLLLPSMYSVLEDIKGLFIAKPQSKALSHS; this is encoded by the coding sequence ATGAGCCATTGGCCTGAAGGCATTCTCAGCAAAGGTCCCATCGCATGGATGGCAAGGAACAGTGTAACAACCAACCTGCTGATGCTGTTCTTCATTATTGGTGGGCTGGTGACGTCTTTTCAGATTCGTAAAGAGGTTTACCCCAATTACGAAATGAACTCGGTGCGAGTCACTGTTTCCTACAATGGTGCCACACCGGATGAAATGGAACTGGGTATTGTCTTACCCATAGAAAATGCCATCCGCGGTATTGAAGGCATCAAACAGATTAACTCCCGCGCACCCGGCGGATTTGCCAACATCACTGCCGAGCTGATGAACAATGTCAACGTTGATCAGGTGTTGCGGGAAATAGAAAGTGCTGTGAACCGCACCAACCTGCCCGCCGGAGCCGAGAAACCCCGGGTGGTTCAGTCATCAAGACGACACGAGTCCATGGAGTTGATTCTCTATGGCGATGTGAACCCTATTGCACTCAGGGAAACCACCAGACAACTGCGTGACATTCTGATGCGCTCGGCTTATCTGACCCAGGTTGAAATGCATGGCGCATCGCGATACGAAGTCAAAGTTCTGGTGGATCAGGCCAATCTTGAGCGCTATAACCTGACACTGAACAACGTTTCCAGCACCATTGCCAATCATGCGCTGAAACAGTCTGGCGGCAAGCTCGACACCGAAGGCGGGGACATCCTGATCGAAGTCGATAACCGTCAGGAATGGGCCAAGGATTTTGAATCCATTCCTGTGGTAACAACACCTCAGGGCGGACACATCTACCTTGACGAGATTGCTACGGTAGAAGATGGCTTTACTGACCGTAAATTCGTGTTCTATTACAACGGCAAGCCGTCCACCAGCATCAAGATATACCGGATCGGCGAACAAACCCCGATCGGCATCTCCGAAGCCGTACATGAGATGATGCCACAGCTTGAAGCAGCCCTAATGCCCGGCATTCAGTTGGAAATTGTTAACGACGATGCCATTTTGTATCGCGCCCGCATGGGACTGCTGCTGAAAAATGCTTTTTCCGGTCTGGTACTGGTATTAATCGTTCTGGCACTGTTTCTGGAACTACGCCTCGCGTTCTGGGTCACCATGGGCATCCCGACAGCCTTTCTGGGTTCACTGATTTTCCTACCGGTGATGGATGTATCGATCAATATGATCTCGATGTTTGCGTTCATCATTGCACTGGGGATCGTGGTCGATGACGCCATTATTGCCGGTGAGAATGTCTATGAGCGCATGAGTCAGGGCATGCCATTTACTCAGGCAGCCATTATTGGCGTTAAGGATATTGCCGTACCTCTGACGTTCAGTATTCTGACGAACATTGTCGCTTTTATTCCTATCTGGTTCCTGCCCGGCACACTGGGCATGATGTTTCAGGTGATCCCCTTGGTGGTGGCAACTGTTTTTGCCATTTCCTGGATTGATGCATTGTTTATTCTTCCAGCGCATCTGGCTCATCTTAAAAAAGATAATCCAGCCACACTGTTCCGCTATGCCAATGCTGTTCAGTCAAGGTTCAGCAAAGGTCTGGAGAGGTTTGTTGAACAGCTCTATAAACCGGCGTTGAAAGTGCTGCTGGAATTCCGCTATCTGATCGTTGCGCTCGGTATCGCCATGCTGATGACCTCAATCAGTTACATCAAAGGTGGACACCTTGGTTTTACCACCATGCCAAGAGTCGAAGCTGAATTTTCCGTAGCGCGCGTCACTCTCCCTCTGGGCACCTCTCTGGAAGAAGCCAATACGGTGCGCAGACGCCTTGAAGAGTCCGCTCAGCAGGTTATGGATGAAAACGGAGGCCGGGAGCTGGTAAAAGGCATCTCGAGTATGCAGCGCAACAGTGAAGGTGAATTCCACGTTGTGGTGAGAATGTTTCTGCAACCTTCCGAATTTCGGGATATGAGCACCCGGGATGTATCAAGGACATGGCGGGCAACTACGGGCGAGATTCCCGGCGTTGAAGGTGTGCGCTTCTCATCGGCTGGCGGCGGCCCCGGTGGCGATGTTGCCGGTGTCACCGTAGAACTTCGACATCACGATAATGACCTGTTGGAAGAAGCCAGTAATGATCTGGTGGCCATGTTGAGCAACTACGCCGGTGTCGTTGACATTGAAAACTCCTTTGCGTCCGGCAGCAGCAAACTGAACCTGTCACTCCTTCCTGCCGGACAAAGCCTTGGTCTGAATGAACGGGAGCTGGCCCGTCAGGTTCGTTCCGCCTTTAACGGTGTACGCGCTATACGACAACAGCGAGGCAGTGAAGAAGTCGATGTGATGGTTATGCTGCCCGATCATCAGCGAGCCAGTGAATTCGATCTCGAACAGTTGCCCATTCGTGCAGGTAACAGCTATGTACCATTATCACAGGTCGCTACGCTGGAGCGGGACTATTCTGCGTCTCTTATCCAGCGCCGGGAAGGTCGTCGCCGGGTCACTGTGGGCGCCGATATTACCCCATCATCAGAAGCCATGACCCTGAGCCAGACGTTGGCGGAAGAAACCTTCCCGATTCTGCGACAGGGCTATCCGGGTCTGGATATTGGCTTCCGTGGCGACCAGATGGAACAGAAAGAGAGCATGGACAGCCTGTTCACCAACGGCATTATGGTGATGCTGGCACTGTACTGTTTGCTCGCCATTCCGTTCAAAAGCTATACCCAGCCATTGATCATTATGACCATTATTCCCTTTGGTCTGATTGGTTCTGTGCTGGGTCATATTGCTTTGGGATACACAATGAGTGTCGTCAGCCTATTAGGTGTTCTGGCACTCAGTGGTGTGGTGATTAACGACAGTCTTATTCTGGTGACAGAAGCCAACCGCAGACGGAAAGAAGACGGAATGGATGTGCATGATGCGCTGATCGCCGCCTGCGGACGTCGTTTCCGCCCCATCATCCTGACGACCCTGACCACTTTTGGTGGTCTGGCTCCGATGATACTGGAAACATCCAATCAGGCTCGTTTTATGATCCCCATGGCGATATCACTGGGTTTTGGTATCTTGTTTGCGACGTTTATTACTCTGCTTCTACTGCCGAGTATGTATTCGGTTCTGGAAGATATTAAGGGCTTGTTTATCGCCAAGCCTCAATCAAAAGCATTGAGTCATAGCTAA
- a CDS encoding HlyD family secretion protein, with amino-acid sequence MITFSRPHTFLSCLPFLTVFSLMLSGCTNDSSTRVLGTLERDRIVLSATAPEVIVDVQIPEGSRVKKGDLILRLDDKKQRAVVASAQAEVERAEAYLAELNSGTRPEEIAAARSRVASQKALYIEARNNYERTSALVEKKMLTQSDLDAALAKQNSLSANLQNVKDKLQLLLQGTRIETLEQAEASLAKALASLELEQRKLADLSLHATRDSWLDSLPRHQGERVATGTPLAILLADHAPYARVYIPEPLRTQVRTGDSLSVHIDGIDRIYSGTVRWIALDPAFTPHFALNEKERAQLVYLAKVELPASAADLPTGVPVQVELPQ; translated from the coding sequence ATGATCACTTTCTCAAGACCTCACACATTTTTATCCTGCCTGCCTTTTCTCACCGTGTTCAGCCTGATGCTTTCAGGCTGTACAAACGACTCTTCAACCCGGGTTCTTGGCACACTGGAACGCGACCGGATTGTTCTGTCAGCCACCGCGCCTGAAGTGATCGTGGACGTACAGATACCGGAAGGTTCCAGAGTCAAAAAAGGCGATCTGATTCTCAGGCTTGACGACAAAAAACAGCGGGCTGTTGTCGCTTCGGCACAGGCTGAGGTCGAAAGGGCCGAAGCCTATCTTGCCGAACTGAACAGTGGCACCCGCCCGGAAGAAATTGCAGCCGCTCGTTCCCGGGTAGCCAGCCAGAAAGCGCTGTATATTGAAGCCAGAAATAACTACGAACGGACTTCAGCACTGGTTGAAAAGAAGATGCTCACCCAGTCTGATCTTGATGCCGCTCTGGCAAAACAGAACTCACTATCAGCCAATCTGCAGAACGTCAAAGACAAACTTCAACTGTTACTACAGGGCACCCGGATAGAAACTCTGGAGCAGGCAGAAGCTTCACTGGCAAAAGCTCTGGCATCACTTGAGTTAGAACAGCGTAAACTGGCTGACCTGTCTCTGCATGCTACCCGTGACAGCTGGCTCGACAGTCTGCCCAGACACCAGGGAGAAAGGGTCGCAACAGGCACGCCACTGGCTATTCTTCTTGCTGACCATGCACCTTATGCCCGTGTTTACATTCCGGAACCTCTGCGTACACAGGTCAGAACCGGCGACAGTCTGTCCGTTCATATAGACGGCATAGATCGTATTTATTCCGGCACCGTACGCTGGATAGCCCTTGATCCGGCGTTTACCCCTCACTTCGCCCTGAATGAAAAAGAACGGGCACAGCTGGTGTATCTCGCCAAAGTTGAACTACCGGCTTCTGCAGCAGACTTGCCAACCGGTGTTCCGGTTCAGGTGGAGTTACCGCAATGA
- a CDS encoding ABC transporter ATP-binding protein → MTTLAIRAEGLTRRFGDFVAVNNLDLMIPKKTIYGFLGPNGCGKSTTMRLLTGLLTPSAGQVKVLDMEIPKDSEALRLRLGYMTQKFSLYDDLSVEENLKFMAQIYNQPARTSKQRIEQQLSEFGLNQRRRRLAGSLSGGQRQRLALAAATLHQPELLLLDEPTSAVDPENRRDFWETLFDLCEEGTTILVSTHYMDEAERCHGLAILESGCKRADGSPKELMANMGAHVLEVDGDDLRQVKNTVEPLPDILSTAQQGTYLRVLVNQHIAEPEQWLRQTHPDIMAGRSVRQVRPSLEDVFVQCTRQDCTGQNKRQ, encoded by the coding sequence ATGACAACACTGGCCATCAGGGCAGAGGGGCTGACACGTCGTTTTGGTGACTTTGTCGCTGTTAACAACCTTGATCTGATGATTCCGAAAAAAACCATTTACGGTTTTCTCGGACCTAACGGCTGCGGCAAATCGACCACCATGCGCCTTCTGACCGGCCTGTTAACACCCAGCGCCGGACAGGTAAAGGTTCTGGATATGGAGATCCCCAAAGATTCGGAAGCTCTGAGGTTGCGGCTGGGTTATATGACACAGAAGTTTTCCCTGTACGACGACCTGTCTGTGGAAGAAAACCTCAAGTTTATGGCACAGATTTACAACCAGCCTGCCCGAACCAGCAAACAACGTATTGAACAACAACTGTCAGAATTTGGTTTAAACCAGCGTCGTAGACGACTGGCAGGCAGTCTGAGTGGAGGGCAACGTCAGCGTCTGGCACTGGCGGCTGCAACTCTGCATCAGCCCGAGTTGTTGTTGCTGGATGAGCCCACCTCCGCCGTTGATCCGGAAAACCGCCGGGATTTCTGGGAAACCCTGTTCGACTTGTGCGAAGAGGGTACAACGATTCTGGTGTCCACTCATTACATGGATGAAGCAGAACGCTGCCATGGTCTGGCCATTCTGGAGTCGGGTTGTAAACGTGCTGACGGCTCTCCTAAAGAGTTAATGGCCAATATGGGAGCCCATGTACTGGAAGTGGATGGAGACGACCTGAGACAGGTAAAAAATACCGTAGAACCACTTCCCGACATTCTTTCCACCGCTCAACAAGGCACTTATCTCAGGGTTCTGGTTAATCAACACATTGCCGAACCTGAGCAATGGTTAAGGCAGACACATCCTGACATTATGGCAGGCAGATCTGTTCGTCAGGTACGACCCAGTCTGGAAGATGTGTTTGTGCAATGTACACGACAAGATTGCACCGGACAGAATAAACGTCAGTAG
- a CDS encoding ABC transporter permease, which yields MNSLQRILAIFLKELRQLARDKPTFGMVVMVPLIQLLLFGYAINTDVRHLPVAVVDHAANSGSRAMVAAVQASQVANVVRYEHSIPEAEEIMRRGDIRAILIIPRDFEQRMARKEIAAQWLVDGSDPMISSAIKHLANMPASAMPGFYSQPEPPLFEITLYYNPEQRAVVNIVPGLVGVILTMTMIMFTSAALVRERERGNLELLITTPVKPVELMIGKIVPYIFIGLLQVGIILTLGYLIFSVPIDGSIVQILLATLLFIAASLTMGLIISTLATTQLQSMQMTVFILLPSILLSGFMFPFEGMPKAAQWLAELLPATHYMRLMRGIVLRGASISHMWMDVIALAVFTLLGIWVAAMRFKKTLD from the coding sequence GTGAATAGCCTGCAACGCATTCTTGCTATTTTCCTGAAAGAGCTTCGACAACTGGCGCGGGATAAGCCAACGTTTGGCATGGTGGTTATGGTGCCATTGATTCAGTTGCTGCTGTTTGGTTATGCCATCAATACCGATGTTCGCCACCTGCCGGTTGCCGTTGTAGATCATGCCGCCAACAGCGGCAGCCGCGCCATGGTGGCAGCCGTTCAGGCATCACAGGTTGCCAATGTTGTTCGTTACGAACACAGTATTCCGGAAGCTGAAGAGATCATGCGACGGGGCGATATTCGTGCCATCCTGATTATCCCCCGTGACTTTGAACAGCGTATGGCTCGCAAGGAGATTGCCGCCCAGTGGCTGGTTGACGGTTCCGACCCAATGATCAGCAGTGCTATAAAGCATCTTGCCAATATGCCCGCCAGTGCCATGCCGGGATTTTACTCACAACCTGAACCGCCTTTGTTTGAAATAACCCTTTATTACAACCCTGAACAACGTGCGGTGGTGAATATTGTACCGGGGCTGGTAGGCGTTATTCTGACCATGACCATGATTATGTTTACCTCGGCAGCACTGGTTCGGGAGCGGGAGCGCGGCAACCTTGAGCTGCTGATTACCACACCGGTCAAACCGGTAGAACTGATGATTGGCAAAATTGTGCCGTATATTTTTATCGGGCTATTACAGGTCGGCATTATTCTGACTCTGGGTTACCTGATCTTTTCAGTTCCCATTGATGGCAGTATCGTCCAGATTCTCTTAGCAACTTTGTTGTTTATCGCTGCCAGCCTGACCATGGGATTGATTATTTCAACCCTGGCCACGACCCAGCTGCAATCCATGCAGATGACCGTATTTATTCTGCTGCCATCGATACTGCTCTCCGGCTTTATGTTTCCTTTTGAAGGCATGCCAAAAGCAGCACAATGGTTGGCAGAGTTATTACCTGCCACACATTATATGCGACTGATGCGAGGCATTGTTCTGCGCGGTGCCAGCATCAGTCATATGTGGATGGATGTGATTGCCCTTGCTGTCTTTACCCTGCTGGGGATCTGGGTGGCTGCCATGCGGTTCAAGAAAACGCTGGACTAA
- a CDS encoding flavin reductase family protein has product MNIDPNKVPVKDVYKLLISTVTPRPIAWVSSMDDQGIVNLAPFSFFNVVSVNPPVLGFSPLLDGTGKSKDTLNNIRNTKEFVVNVVSHQVADAMNQTSAPFEHHVDELQQAGLTAMPSYLVKPPSVQEAMVHYECRLHDVISFGNDPMAGNLILGQICHIHVNDELKDGDRINVGKLDTVGRMEGSYYSTTRDRFAIDRPTLD; this is encoded by the coding sequence ATGAACATTGATCCAAACAAGGTCCCTGTAAAGGATGTCTACAAATTACTGATCAGCACAGTGACGCCCAGACCCATTGCCTGGGTATCCAGTATGGATGATCAGGGTATAGTCAATCTGGCACCGTTCTCTTTCTTCAATGTGGTGAGTGTGAATCCACCTGTTTTGGGTTTCTCGCCTTTGTTGGACGGTACCGGAAAAAGCAAAGACACCCTGAATAACATCCGTAACACGAAGGAATTTGTGGTGAATGTGGTCAGCCATCAGGTCGCAGATGCCATGAACCAGACTTCGGCTCCCTTCGAGCATCATGTGGATGAACTGCAGCAGGCCGGGTTGACTGCCATGCCTTCTTATCTGGTAAAGCCACCTTCCGTTCAGGAGGCGATGGTTCACTATGAATGTCGTTTGCACGATGTCATTTCATTTGGCAATGACCCTATGGCCGGTAACCTGATTTTGGGGCAAATCTGTCATATCCATGTGAATGATGAATTAAAAGACGGTGATCGTATTAATGTGGGCAAACTGGATACGGTTGGCCGGATGGAAGGGAGTTATTACTCCACCACCAGAGACCGTTTTGCCATTGATCGGCCAACCCTTGATTAG
- the gdhA gene encoding NADP-specific glutamate dehydrogenase — MFSSQLNIDEFMQGLHKRNPHEPEFHQAVQEVAQSVIPYINRHPQYINTRILERMTEPDRIISFRVCWEDDDGNIRVNRGYRVQFNNSIGPYKGGLRFAANLTLDTLKFLGFEQTFKNSLTTLPLGAAKGGSDFNPKGKSDREVMRFCQSFMTELHKHIGAHTDIPAGDIGVGAREISYMFGQYKRMENEFQGVLTGKGLEYGGSLIRKEATGFGTVYFTQEMLNEHGHTLQDKNCVVSGSGNVALYTAEKIIELGGKVVAMSDSSGSFHKPEGITPNELNWLIDLKEVRRGRISEFAEQFGCEFYPDAKVWQFPCQLAFACATQNELNLHDAKTLFANGCMAVAEGANMPTTLEASHFLKEHNILFAPAKAANAGGVAVSGLEMSQNSMRISWSTEELEERLHKIMRKIHQQCMTYGRDEDGSIDYVQGANIAGFKKVADAMLSYGVV; from the coding sequence ATGTTCTCCAGCCAACTAAATATCGATGAATTTATGCAGGGGCTGCACAAGCGCAATCCACACGAACCTGAGTTCCATCAGGCGGTGCAGGAAGTTGCCCAGAGCGTTATCCCTTACATTAACCGCCACCCGCAGTACATCAACACCCGAATTCTGGAACGCATGACCGAACCTGACCGAATCATCAGTTTCAGGGTCTGCTGGGAAGACGACGATGGCAATATACGGGTGAATCGTGGTTACCGGGTTCAGTTTAATAACTCCATTGGTCCCTACAAGGGTGGACTGCGCTTTGCAGCCAACCTGACGCTCGATACACTCAAGTTCCTTGGCTTTGAACAGACCTTTAAAAACAGCCTGACGACTCTGCCGCTGGGTGCCGCCAAAGGCGGCTCTGACTTCAACCCTAAAGGCAAAAGTGATCGGGAAGTCATGCGTTTCTGCCAGTCATTCATGACCGAACTGCACAAACATATCGGTGCACACACCGACATTCCTGCCGGAGACATTGGTGTTGGAGCCCGGGAAATCAGTTATATGTTTGGCCAGTACAAACGAATGGAAAACGAGTTTCAGGGCGTACTCACCGGTAAGGGGCTTGAATACGGCGGCAGTCTCATTCGCAAAGAAGCAACCGGCTTCGGAACCGTGTACTTTACCCAGGAAATGCTGAACGAGCACGGGCATACTCTGCAGGATAAAAACTGCGTGGTTTCAGGTTCCGGCAATGTCGCCCTGTACACGGCAGAAAAAATTATCGAGCTTGGGGGTAAAGTGGTTGCCATGTCGGATTCTTCGGGCAGCTTCCACAAGCCGGAAGGCATCACCCCGAACGAGTTAAACTGGCTGATTGATCTTAAAGAAGTACGCCGGGGTCGTATCAGTGAATTTGCCGAGCAGTTTGGCTGCGAATTTTACCCTGACGCCAAGGTGTGGCAATTCCCCTGCCAGCTGGCCTTTGCCTGCGCCACGCAGAACGAACTCAATCTGCACGATGCCAAAACCCTGTTTGCCAATGGCTGCATGGCGGTAGCAGAAGGTGCCAATATGCCCACCACACTGGAAGCCTCCCACTTCCTGAAAGAGCACAACATTCTGTTCGCCCCGGCCAAAGCTGCCAATGCCGGAGGCGTAGCGGTATCCGGGCTGGAAATGAGCCAGAACAGTATGCGGATTTCCTGGTCAACCGAAGAGCTGGAAGAACGTTTGCATAAAATCATGCGCAAGATCCACCAGCAGTGCATGACCTACGGTCGTGATGAAGATGGCTCGATCGATTATGTTCAGGGAGCCAATATCGCCGGATTCAAGAAAGTGGCCGACGCCATGCTGTCATACGGTGTCGTATAA
- the bioF gene encoding 8-amino-7-oxononanoate synthase has translation MMNFELEERLVQRKAQQLYRHRVILDSPQKPEAIVDGHPCLMFCSNDYLGLADHPDIRAAFQKASDVYGVGSGASALINGHSRAHRQLEEELAEYTGRPRVLLFSTGYMANLGTISALLNPGDALFQDRLNHASLLDAGRLSGARFQRYQHLDMENLEQRLKKNKARRTLVATDGVFSMDGDKAPLKELITLTRQYQAGLMVDDAHAFGCVGKGGRGSLNENGLSVDEVPILMATLGKAFGTAGAFVAGSEALIENLIQFARSYIYTTAMPPAIAEASRASLKIVEREDWRRDKLTANIRYFRRNCESLGIPLTASESAIQPIHVGSIEKVLRVSKQLLDLGVLVTPIRPPTVPAGSSRLRVTLSTAHTREHIDRLIDALQSIVWPKPEQAA, from the coding sequence ATGATGAATTTTGAACTGGAAGAACGTCTTGTTCAGCGCAAGGCGCAACAGCTCTATCGTCATCGTGTGATACTGGACAGCCCCCAGAAACCGGAAGCCATCGTGGATGGTCACCCCTGCCTGATGTTCTGCAGTAACGATTATCTTGGGCTGGCTGATCATCCCGACATCCGGGCTGCCTTTCAGAAGGCATCTGACGTTTATGGGGTTGGCAGTGGTGCCTCGGCTTTGATTAATGGCCACAGTCGGGCGCATCGTCAGCTTGAGGAAGAGCTGGCGGAGTACACAGGACGGCCAAGGGTACTGCTGTTTTCAACCGGTTATATGGCCAATCTGGGAACAATCAGTGCATTGCTGAATCCGGGCGATGCATTGTTTCAGGATCGTCTGAATCATGCTTCCCTGCTGGATGCGGGGCGTCTTTCCGGCGCAAGGTTTCAGCGCTATCAGCATCTTGATATGGAGAATCTTGAACAACGTCTGAAAAAAAACAAAGCCCGGCGAACACTGGTTGCCACCGATGGTGTGTTCAGCATGGACGGTGACAAGGCTCCGCTGAAAGAGTTGATCACATTGACCAGACAGTATCAGGCTGGCTTGATGGTGGACGATGCCCATGCATTTGGCTGTGTTGGCAAAGGTGGGCGAGGCAGTTTGAATGAGAATGGTTTGTCTGTGGATGAGGTGCCCATTCTGATGGCAACCCTTGGCAAGGCGTTCGGAACCGCAGGAGCCTTCGTGGCAGGTTCCGAGGCGTTGATTGAAAATCTGATCCAGTTCGCTCGCAGCTATATCTATACCACAGCCATGCCGCCAGCGATTGCCGAAGCTTCCCGAGCGAGTCTGAAAATTGTTGAACGGGAAGATTGGCGCCGGGACAAATTAACGGCAAATATCCGGTATTTTCGCAGAAACTGTGAAAGCCTGGGAATCCCTTTAACTGCTTCCGAATCAGCCATTCAACCGATTCATGTTGGCAGTATTGAAAAGGTTTTGAGAGTAAGTAAGCAGTTACTTGATCTGGGTGTTCTGGTGACCCCGATCCGACCTCCCACCGTACCTGCGGGTAGCTCCCGGTTGCGGGTAACACTCAGCACTGCGCATACCCGGGAGCATATCGATCGTTTGATAGACGCGCTACAAAGCATTGTCTGGCCAAAGCCGGAGCAGGCTGCCTGA
- the bioB gene encoding biotin synthase BioB, with product MVSKVSVEQAHSILQSSQQESEANPLCSLELPVVRHDWNRAEVEALFALPFNDLMYRAQQTHRLFFDPNRIQLSTLLSIKTGACPEDCKYCPQSGHYNTGLEKEKLMAVETVLERAKQAKANGATRFCMGAAWRSPTDKDLSHVIQMIRSIKALGMETCVTLGMLSPEQSRELAAAGLDYYNHNLDTSPEYYGDIITTRTFSDRMDTLANVQEAGINVCCGGILGMGESVRDRASMLRVLANLPEHPGSVPINLLVRVKGTPLGETEELDPLEFIRTIAVARILMPRAHVRLSAGRRQMDELHHTLCFMAGANSLFLGEKLLVTPLPDSDEDMALFDKLGMKREEKEVEPLYYDAAAG from the coding sequence ATGGTTTCAAAAGTGTCCGTTGAGCAGGCTCATTCCATTCTGCAAAGCAGTCAGCAGGAGAGTGAAGCAAACCCGTTATGCAGCCTTGAACTTCCGGTTGTCAGACATGACTGGAACAGAGCAGAAGTCGAAGCGCTGTTTGCCCTGCCATTTAACGATTTAATGTACAGGGCACAACAGACGCACAGGCTGTTTTTCGACCCGAATCGTATTCAACTCAGTACGCTGCTGTCCATTAAAACCGGTGCCTGTCCGGAAGATTGCAAATATTGCCCGCAGAGTGGTCATTACAATACCGGCCTCGAAAAAGAAAAGCTTATGGCGGTAGAGACGGTTCTGGAGCGCGCAAAACAGGCAAAAGCCAATGGCGCAACCCGTTTCTGCATGGGCGCGGCCTGGCGCAGTCCGACAGACAAAGACCTGTCCCATGTGATTCAAATGATTCGTTCAATCAAGGCTCTGGGCATGGAAACCTGTGTCACTCTTGGCATGCTGTCACCGGAGCAGTCACGGGAACTGGCAGCAGCAGGTCTTGATTATTACAACCACAATCTGGATACCTCGCCTGAATACTACGGTGATATTATTACCACCCGAACCTTCAGTGACCGAATGGATACTCTGGCGAATGTGCAAGAGGCCGGTATTAACGTCTGTTGCGGTGGCATTCTGGGTATGGGAGAAAGCGTGCGTGACCGGGCCAGTATGCTGCGGGTACTGGCGAACCTGCCGGAACATCCTGGCAGTGTTCCCATCAACCTGCTGGTCAGGGTAAAAGGCACACCGCTGGGGGAAACTGAAGAGCTCGACCCTCTCGAGTTTATCCGCACCATTGCCGTTGCCCGTATTCTTATGCCGCGTGCCCATGTCCGGCTAAGTGCCGGTCGCAGGCAAATGGACGAGCTTCACCATACCCTCTGTTTTATGGCGGGAGCCAACAGCCTTTTTCTTGGGGAGAAGCTGCTGGTGACACCACTGCCTGACAGTGATGAGGATATGGCACTGTTTGACAAGCTGGGCATGAAAAGGGAAGAGAAGGAAGTCGAGCCTCTTTATTATGATGCTGCAGCAGGTTAA